Proteins encoded within one genomic window of Caldalkalibacillus thermarum:
- a CDS encoding SOS response-associated peptidase, which translates to MCGRFTLTADENIVLDRFNATKANDFEYVRRYNIAPSQTVLAIVNDGEKNRLGQLRWGLVPFWAKDIKMGYKMINARAETLAEKPAFKHAFLRQRCIIPADGFYEWKKTPNGKQPMRIKLKSDEVFGFAGLWDRWKSPDGTVVHSCTIITTEPNELMAEIHNRMPVILRKEDEETWLDRSIEDTYLLQDLLKPFPADEMEAYEVSTQVNSPKNEGPDLITKI; encoded by the coding sequence ATGTGCGGCAGATTTACCCTTACTGCAGATGAAAATATAGTCTTAGATCGGTTTAATGCTACTAAAGCAAATGATTTTGAATATGTAAGGCGTTACAACATTGCTCCCAGCCAAACTGTGTTAGCCATTGTCAATGACGGGGAGAAAAACCGTCTCGGCCAGTTGCGTTGGGGCTTAGTTCCATTTTGGGCTAAAGACATAAAGATGGGTTATAAGATGATCAACGCCAGAGCAGAAACACTGGCAGAAAAGCCAGCCTTTAAACATGCTTTTCTCAGACAACGTTGCATCATTCCGGCAGATGGATTCTATGAGTGGAAAAAAACACCGAATGGAAAGCAACCAATGAGAATTAAACTGAAATCAGATGAGGTTTTCGGTTTTGCGGGGCTGTGGGATCGGTGGAAATCACCGGATGGGACAGTTGTTCACTCCTGTACCATCATTACTACAGAGCCAAACGAACTTATGGCAGAAATTCATAACCGGATGCCGGTGATTCTCCGAAAAGAAGATGAGGAAACTTGGTTGGATAGAAGTATTGAAGACACTTATTTGCTACAGGATCTTTTGAAGCCATTTCCAGCTGATGAGATGGAGGCCTATGAGGTTTCCACGCAGGTTAATTCACCAAAAAACGAGGGTCCTGACCTCATAACTAAAATATAG
- a CDS encoding NAD-dependent epimerase/dehydratase family protein: MKQHIVLGATGALGMAIVQELISEGKQVKAVVRNKKKWTPSANKHLELLQMDICDTKSISAVIQPGAVVYHCANVPYQHWQNVLPCMLDTVLKACRGKGNVLVFPGNVYGYGPFQEVPAPEDHPKAAQTKKGRLRNALEEKLLQAHVRGDVSVVIPRFPDFFGPGVNNRLMGPIFTAAIKGKRTFWPGNADVDHDLIFIRDAARASILLGSEQTTHGQEWHVPGAGPLTGRQFVTNIANQAGTMAKVSVAGRTLLHLAAIFNAEIKEFVELLYEFEQPLVLDGKKFTQAFPDFRFTPHTEAIRQTIDWFRKQSQSTL, translated from the coding sequence ATGAAACAGCACATCGTTTTGGGAGCGACAGGTGCGCTGGGAATGGCCATTGTCCAAGAATTAATTTCTGAAGGTAAGCAAGTTAAGGCCGTTGTCAGGAATAAAAAGAAATGGACACCTTCAGCCAATAAACACCTTGAGTTGCTCCAGATGGATATTTGCGATACCAAAAGTATATCTGCGGTCATTCAACCTGGTGCGGTAGTTTATCATTGTGCCAACGTGCCTTATCAACACTGGCAAAATGTTTTGCCCTGCATGCTTGATACAGTCCTAAAAGCCTGCCGCGGAAAAGGAAATGTCCTTGTTTTCCCGGGGAATGTGTATGGCTACGGTCCCTTTCAGGAAGTGCCTGCGCCAGAAGACCATCCCAAGGCAGCACAAACAAAAAAAGGTCGGCTCAGAAACGCGCTTGAAGAGAAATTGCTTCAGGCCCATGTCAGGGGGGATGTATCGGTTGTCATCCCCCGCTTTCCTGACTTTTTTGGTCCTGGTGTCAACAACAGGCTGATGGGACCGATCTTTACAGCGGCTATCAAAGGGAAACGGACATTTTGGCCAGGAAATGCGGATGTGGATCATGATCTCATCTTTATCCGCGATGCGGCACGGGCTTCCATCCTGTTGGGCTCGGAACAGACCACCCATGGTCAGGAATGGCATGTGCCGGGTGCAGGGCCGCTGACGGGAAGACAGTTTGTCACCAACATTGCCAATCAAGCGGGAACAATGGCCAAAGTATCCGTTGCCGGCCGAACGCTGCTTCATCTGGCCGCCATATTCAATGCGGAGATAAAAGAGTTTGTGGAATTGCTCTATGAATTCGAGCAACCCCTTGTATTGGATGGAAAAAAATTTACTCAAGCTTTCCCAGATTTCCGGTTTACCCCCCATACGGAGGCGATTCGGCAAACCATAGACTGGTTCAGAAAACAATCGCAGAGCACTTTGTAA
- a CDS encoding aminotransferase class I/II-fold pyridoxal phosphate-dependent enzyme translates to MSNITTLDVLKIVEKQAEALQLQSQALARQFECLLPPPDGQYAQARETQIKKNDTNREAIRQKVLTILTDITPYSVAEVKDEHYLISDLGLDSLMIMELLSALGQAFPFISSPRDVFENTEDVQVGQLIAYVARECGIDLTLHISGDEQDEKGENSRVNIQCKAVIPQCRIEEFPEYVELLQRMNQAPVENPYFRLHEGENREVVEIEGTTYINYSSYNYLGFAGHPRVKQAAMDAIRIYGTSVSASRLLSGEIPLHRELERAIARFIGTEDSVVYTSGHATNVSTIASVVNSQDLILHDELVHNSIIQGCLLSGAKRRQFAHNDWQEAEHLLKSLRSNFRRVLIVLEGAYSMDGDIAPLKKFVEMKQKYQAMLLVDEAHSIGTVGQTGRGICEYAGVNPEDVDFLMGTLSKSLASCGGYIAGSKETIQFLKYLSASFVYSAGITPANAAAALESLRILEEDSSYVCRLHQRSKLFLELCREKGLNTGLSFDTPIIPIVIGDSEQALKLSAYLFDKGIYVYPILYPAVPEQSACLRFFVTANHTEEHICHTVQMIAEGIEYIKGKVFA, encoded by the coding sequence ATGAGTAACATAACTACTTTAGATGTGCTAAAAATTGTTGAGAAACAAGCTGAAGCTCTGCAACTGCAGAGCCAAGCGTTGGCTCGCCAGTTTGAATGCCTGTTGCCTCCACCAGATGGACAATATGCACAAGCAAGAGAAACCCAGATTAAGAAGAATGATACGAACAGAGAAGCAATAAGACAGAAAGTGTTAACCATACTGACAGACATTACGCCTTATTCAGTGGCCGAGGTAAAAGATGAGCATTATTTGATTAGTGATCTCGGATTGGATTCTTTGATGATAATGGAATTACTAAGTGCCCTTGGACAGGCTTTTCCCTTCATTTCATCACCCCGGGACGTATTTGAAAACACCGAAGATGTCCAGGTGGGACAGCTTATTGCTTATGTGGCCAGGGAATGTGGCATAGATCTGACGTTACACATTTCTGGTGATGAACAAGATGAGAAGGGAGAGAATTCCCGTGTCAATATTCAGTGTAAAGCTGTCATTCCTCAATGTCGCATAGAAGAGTTTCCTGAATATGTTGAATTGTTGCAGAGAATGAACCAGGCCCCTGTTGAAAATCCATATTTTCGCCTGCATGAAGGTGAAAACAGAGAGGTTGTTGAGATTGAAGGAACAACATACATTAACTATTCCAGCTATAACTATCTAGGTTTTGCCGGACATCCTCGCGTCAAACAGGCCGCTATGGATGCCATTCGCATCTATGGCACATCAGTATCGGCCAGTCGCTTGTTGTCAGGAGAAATCCCACTTCACCGTGAGCTTGAAAGAGCCATTGCCCGGTTTATAGGTACAGAAGACTCTGTCGTCTATACATCGGGACATGCCACTAATGTGTCTACCATTGCTAGTGTGGTGAATAGCCAGGATCTGATTTTGCATGATGAATTAGTCCACAATAGCATTATACAAGGTTGTCTTTTATCAGGGGCAAAACGAAGGCAGTTTGCTCATAATGACTGGCAAGAGGCAGAACATCTGTTAAAATCGTTGCGGTCAAACTTCAGACGGGTGTTGATTGTCCTGGAAGGAGCCTATAGTATGGATGGTGATATTGCCCCCCTTAAGAAATTCGTTGAAATGAAACAAAAATATCAGGCAATGTTACTAGTAGACGAAGCACACTCCATTGGGACTGTCGGTCAAACCGGACGAGGTATTTGTGAATATGCTGGCGTTAATCCTGAAGATGTAGACTTTCTAATGGGCACGTTGAGCAAGTCATTGGCCAGTTGCGGAGGCTATATTGCCGGCAGTAAAGAGACAATTCAGTTTTTAAAATATTTATCAGCCAGCTTTGTGTACAGTGCAGGTATTACCCCGGCCAATGCTGCCGCTGCACTGGAATCGCTCCGTATTCTGGAAGAGGATTCGTCCTATGTATGCCGTTTACATCAACGTTCGAAACTATTCTTAGAACTTTGTCGCGAAAAAGGTTTAAATACCGGGCTAAGTTTTGACACACCAATCATCCCAATTGTGATTGGGGATTCGGAGCAAGCGTTAAAACTGTCAGCGTACTTGTTTGACAAAGGCATCTATGTTTATCCTATCCTTTATCCGGCTGTACCCGAGCAGTCAGCTTGTCTTCGCTTCTTTGTAACAGCTAACCACACCGAGGAACATATCTGCCATACAGTACAGATGATCGCTGAGGGAATCGAGTATATCAAAGGCAAAGTTTTTGCGTAA
- a CDS encoding type I polyketide synthase has translation MAIDTACSSSLVAVHQACKSLQWREIDLAISGGVNVLLSPEMYISFSQAGMMAPDGRCKTFDEKADGYVRGEGCGVVLLKRLDDAIADGDRIYAVIKGSAVNQDGHSNGLTAPRGPAQAEVIQTSLQRAGLRATEVSYIEAHGTGTALGDAIEVNTLKSVLVPGRKPEQRCALGSIKTNIGHLEAAAGIAGLIKVALMLKHKVIPPHLHVERLNHNFKIDETPLFVPTEKMSWSWTENRVAGVSSFGFGGTNAHVTVVEYDSKRLDTSFFSRSRHVLALSAKDPRSLQEQVRKYVTYLEKTKENIADICYTTNAKREHFAHRLAVTLSSKAEGKKKLQRWLQNQKKQGDAGKAAALIEKSPAPIVFLYSGQGSQYLQMGYTLFKSQPVFREAILKCATYLKSNHGLSILDILYTEQEQESKQIHQTANTQPILFAIQYALTELWKSFGITPDYVVGHSIGEYAAAVAAGMLSLEDALSLVALRGKLMQQTDTEGAMLAVRASESDIKAYLVSHDKIDIAAVNTPSSVVVSGVRSRLEALAAKLEQEGIEAKFIEVSRAFHSPLMDSILDEFKQYADQVNYTKPNIPFISSLTGTRLSEGTSAKYWTLQIREKVLFKDCMDMFKDRKYIFIEMGAGQLIQMAKSCLGPQTHGWITSLNKKDQDDWKSITTGLAMLYEAGYKIDWEGFDQSYQRTKVGVPTYAFSHKSYWDVATHPVPLSNDKGNVSNEWLSIIEKHINTINNQGKVLNLCLNNLPSNYTRDNS, from the coding sequence ATGGCAATTGATACCGCTTGTTCTTCTTCATTGGTGGCCGTACACCAAGCATGTAAAAGCTTACAATGGAGAGAAATTGATTTGGCTATTTCCGGCGGAGTGAATGTGCTGTTATCGCCAGAAATGTATATATCCTTTTCTCAGGCCGGAATGATGGCCCCAGACGGCAGATGTAAAACCTTTGACGAAAAGGCAGACGGCTATGTACGGGGAGAAGGATGCGGTGTTGTGTTGCTAAAACGATTGGACGATGCAATAGCGGACGGGGACCGAATTTATGCTGTAATTAAGGGGTCAGCCGTTAACCAGGATGGCCACAGCAATGGTTTAACCGCCCCGCGTGGACCGGCTCAGGCTGAAGTGATTCAAACTTCGTTGCAACGGGCAGGCCTTCGAGCTACTGAAGTTAGCTACATAGAGGCTCATGGCACTGGAACTGCTCTGGGTGATGCGATTGAGGTTAACACATTAAAATCAGTTTTGGTGCCTGGACGCAAACCGGAGCAACGTTGTGCTCTAGGTTCAATTAAAACCAATATAGGCCATTTGGAGGCGGCTGCCGGTATTGCTGGTTTGATTAAAGTGGCGCTCATGCTAAAACACAAGGTCATCCCGCCCCATCTTCATGTCGAACGTTTAAACCATAATTTCAAAATTGACGAGACTCCACTCTTTGTTCCAACCGAAAAAATGTCTTGGTCATGGACAGAAAACCGGGTGGCTGGCGTCAGTTCATTTGGCTTTGGGGGAACAAACGCACACGTGACCGTAGTCGAATATGATTCCAAGCGGCTGGATACTTCCTTTTTTTCACGTAGTCGGCATGTACTGGCCCTGTCAGCAAAAGACCCTCGCTCACTTCAGGAACAAGTCCGTAAATATGTAACCTATCTTGAAAAAACAAAGGAAAATATAGCTGACATATGCTATACAACCAACGCCAAAAGGGAACATTTTGCCCATCGCCTGGCTGTTACACTAAGTTCTAAGGCTGAAGGTAAAAAGAAATTGCAGCGCTGGTTGCAAAATCAAAAAAAACAGGGTGATGCGGGTAAGGCTGCCGCTTTGATAGAAAAATCTCCAGCACCTATTGTATTCCTCTATAGTGGCCAAGGATCACAATATCTGCAGATGGGGTATACACTTTTTAAAAGTCAACCGGTGTTTAGAGAGGCCATATTGAAATGTGCCACATATCTTAAATCCAACCATGGCCTGTCCATTTTGGACATTCTCTATACCGAACAAGAGCAAGAGAGCAAGCAGATTCATCAAACGGCAAACACGCAACCCATTTTGTTTGCGATTCAATACGCACTGACAGAGCTGTGGAAATCGTTTGGTATTACACCTGATTATGTTGTTGGACACAGCATCGGTGAGTATGCAGCAGCAGTGGCTGCAGGCATGTTATCGTTGGAAGATGCCCTTTCTCTGGTTGCCCTGCGGGGGAAACTGATGCAGCAAACGGATACGGAAGGTGCCATGTTGGCTGTCCGGGCCAGTGAATCAGATATCAAAGCATATCTTGTCTCCCATGATAAAATCGATATTGCAGCTGTCAATACGCCATCAAGCGTTGTCGTCTCTGGTGTCCGGTCCAGGCTGGAAGCTCTGGCCGCAAAACTGGAGCAGGAAGGTATAGAGGCAAAATTTATAGAAGTTTCTCGCGCATTTCACTCTCCCTTGATGGATTCGATATTGGATGAATTTAAGCAGTATGCTGACCAAGTGAACTATACCAAACCTAATATTCCGTTCATTTCAAGTTTGACTGGTACACGTTTATCGGAAGGAACATCGGCCAAGTACTGGACCTTGCAAATTAGGGAAAAAGTATTGTTTAAAGACTGCATGGATATGTTTAAAGACCGCAAGTATATCTTTATTGAAATGGGAGCAGGCCAGCTTATTCAGATGGCAAAAAGCTGTCTGGGCCCTCAAACGCACGGGTGGATAACCAGTCTGAACAAAAAGGATCAAGATGACTGGAAGTCCATCACAACTGGTTTGGCCATGCTCTATGAAGCAGGTTATAAGATTGATTGGGAAGGATTTGATCAATCGTATCAACGGACAAAAGTGGGTGTGCCGACCTATGCCTTTTCTCATAAGTCTTATTGGGACGTTGCTACCCATCCCGTCCCTCTATCTAATGACAAAGGGAATGTCTCCAATGAATGGCTTTCCATCATAGAAAAACACATCAACACCATCAATAATCAAGGCAAGGTGCTCAACCTTTGTCTTAACAATTTGCCATCAAATTACACCCGTGACAATAGTTAA
- a CDS encoding acyl carrier protein: protein MSVRVSPTEIEQWLIKRIAEKCKLSPQQINPEDPFSRFGLDSAEAVAIAGELEDWLGHYCPPTLVFDHPSIRLVARYLAGESEPNALSEHTNTRPMAYEPVAIVGMACRFPGASSAEELLENLLNGMDAVREVPNDRWPVSLYYDAKKGKKGKTYTRWGGFIEDIRGFDASFFNINTKEAEKMDPQQRILMEVTWEALEDGGFVPSNLAGSNTGVFIGISTNEYSYLNRTTEQIDAFTGTGNALSIAANRLSYFFNFTGPSLQDRAWQLIPLVLLHWWPYTKHVKAYNGEKLIWLFPAE, encoded by the coding sequence ATGTCTGTCAGGGTCAGCCCTACAGAGATTGAACAATGGCTGATTAAAAGAATAGCGGAAAAATGTAAGCTCTCCCCGCAACAAATCAATCCTGAAGATCCTTTTTCCCGATTTGGGCTCGATTCTGCAGAGGCAGTGGCCATTGCTGGGGAACTGGAGGATTGGCTGGGACATTATTGTCCGCCTACGCTGGTATTTGATCATCCTTCTATCCGGCTGGTGGCCCGTTATCTGGCCGGCGAGTCAGAACCGAATGCATTGTCTGAACATACGAACACAAGGCCAATGGCTTATGAACCAGTGGCCATTGTGGGGATGGCGTGCCGTTTTCCTGGAGCCAGTTCAGCAGAGGAATTGTTAGAAAACTTGCTGAACGGAATGGATGCGGTTAGGGAAGTGCCCAATGACCGCTGGCCGGTGTCTTTATACTATGATGCTAAAAAAGGAAAAAAAGGTAAAACATACACTAGGTGGGGAGGATTTATTGAGGATATACGTGGCTTTGATGCTTCTTTTTTTAATATAAACACAAAGGAAGCAGAGAAAATGGATCCCCAGCAGCGGATATTGATGGAAGTAACTTGGGAGGCATTGGAAGATGGAGGATTCGTGCCCTCTAATCTGGCAGGGTCCAACACGGGGGTTTTTATCGGCATTAGCACCAATGAATATTCCTATTTGAACCGTACTACTGAACAGATAGATGCTTTTACCGGTACCGGAAATGCTCTCTCCATTGCCGCAAACCGCCTGTCCTACTTCTTCAATTTTACAGGACCGAGTTTACAGGACCGAGCATGGCAATTGATACCGCTTGTTCTTCTTCATTGGTGGCCGTACACCAAGCATGTAAAAGCTTACAATGGAGAGAAATTGATTTGGCTATTTCCGGCGGAGTGA